From the genome of Deltaproteobacteria bacterium:
GTGGCCACCGGAGAAATGTTACACTCACTCAAACGGCAAGGGGAAAGTTCGGAACACATTGACGACACAATCCTGATCCGGGAGCAGGTGGAGCATTGTCGTAGGATCCTCAACCAGATGGCCACGGATGCCGGCCAGCCGATGGGAGAGAAACTGGAGGAGATCAGCATCAATGCATTGCTTGCCGAAGCCGTTGAGCCGTTTTCGGAACAAGGGCACCGCCTGATTCTGCTTGACTCCGCGGCCGGCAACCTTGTGTTTCGTATCCCTTGTCGAACCCTGGCACGAGTGATCAGAGGTCTTGTCAAGAACGGCCTCGACGCCTCAAAACCGGATGGACAAATCCGGCTTTACTGCAACACGGACAGTCGATTTTTGTATATTATTGTTGAAGATCACGGAACCGGCATGGAAACGGAAACCCTCGACAAGGCGATCGATCCCTTCTTCACCACGAAAAGTCCGGGCAAGGATCTCGGTTTGGGGCTCTTTCTTGCCAAAACCGTTGCGGAACAATTCGGAGGATCTCTCCACCTTGATTCCGAGTTGGGAAAAGGCACCACGGCCACCCTCTCTTTCGCTCTTGAAAAAATCGCCATAAAACCGGCGAAAGCGAACGCTCTTCCCCCAGGAAAGGAATTGTAAAATGGAGCATTCGATCTTGCTGGTCGACGACGAGGTCGTTTTTAGAAATCGTCTGACCCGTGCATTCAAAAGCAGGGGTTACACGGTCTTTTCTGCCGGCAATTACGATGAAGCCGTGAGCAAAATCCGCTTCCATCAGCCCGCCATGGCGGTGGTTGACCTCAGGATGCCAGGAAAAAACGGCATCGAACTGATCAAAAAGACGCAGCAGATCCATCCGAACATGAAAATAGTGGTACTCACCGGGTATGGCAGTATCGCTACCGCCATTGAAGCAACCAAATTAGGGGCCGTCTGTTATCTCCCAAAGCCTGCGGATGTAGATGACATCATTAGTGCTTTTGCCAGAAACACTGATCTGCGTTTGCAGCTTGAAGAAAGCGATTTTTCTTCCCCGTCACTGGCCAGGTCGGAATGGGAGCACATCAACCGTGTCCTCCATGATTGCCAGGGGAACATTTCCGCTGCGGCCCGCAAACTCGGTGTACATCGGCGCACCCTCCAGAGAAAGTTGCGCAAATATCCCCCCAAACAATAATGATCCATCGACTTGCTCGGGTTCGTGCAGGGTTCCTCATGAGGGGAACCTTGCAGAGAAACTCAGGGAAAGTCGGCCAGGCCTGGGTGCCGGGCCGCATCCGTCTCGGCGATTGGGGGCAAAAGCATCATCTGATATACATTTTTTCCATGTGGCGAATGATCTTTGCATTTGTTTTTCGTTTTTCCCAATACTCTCCTCTGTCACACCTGCCTGTGTGTAGCATCGACTGAACAGATGTTTGAACCCAGCTGGAAAATTGGGGGAAGTCCAGGAAAATTATTTGGTTGACTTTATTTTTTTGTAATAGTAATATGCAGTGTTTGGATTCGGCTGGAAAGGAAAGGTCGGATTCAGGGGTTTTAAACAATATTTTGCAGGGAGTTGGAATCCAAGGGCAAACCGTATCACCCCACCTCTGATTGAGCCTGCGTGTTTCTTGCGGATTCACCCGAAAACATCAACGATCAGGTAACGCCGTCAAAGGTTGTCGGCGTTTGGGCAATCTATATTGTCATGACATTGAGCAACATAAAGGATGCAGGAAGATGAAACGAACAGACCAAAACAAAGTACGCAACATCGGGATCAGCGCACACATCGACTCCGGGAAGACGACCCTGACGGAACGGATTCTTTTTTACACGAACCGGATTCATGCCATTCATGATGTCAAGGGGAAAGACGGCGTGGGTGCCACCATGGACTCCATGGAACTGGAAAAGGAGCGGGGAATTACGATCGCTTCCGCCGCGACCTATTGCGAATGGAAGGACAGTTTCATCAACATTATCGACACCCCGGGACATGTGGACTTTACCATCGAGGTGGAACGGGCACTGCGCGTCCTCGACGGCGCCGTCCTCGTTCTCTGCTCGGTCGGCGGGGTGCAATCCCAGTCGATTACCGTTGACCGCCAAATGCGGCGTTACAACGTCCCCCGGATTGCCTTCATTAATAAGTGTGACCGTTCCGGAGCCAATCCTAACCGTGTCATCACCCAGTTGCGGGAAAAATTAGGACACAATGCCGTGGCCATGCAGATTCCCATCGGCCTCGAAGCCGACTTGCAGGGGGTCGTCGACCTGGTCACGATGAAGGCTTGC
Proteins encoded in this window:
- a CDS encoding response regulator, which translates into the protein MEHSILLVDDEVVFRNRLTRAFKSRGYTVFSAGNYDEAVSKIRFHQPAMAVVDLRMPGKNGIELIKKTQQIHPNMKIVVLTGYGSIATAIEATKLGAVCYLPKPADVDDIISAFARNTDLRLQLEESDFSSPSLARSEWEHINRVLHDCQGNISAAARKLGVHRRTLQRKLRKYPPKQ